One part of the Arabidopsis thaliana chromosome 1 sequence genome encodes these proteins:
- a CDS encoding stress response protein (unknown protein; FUNCTIONS IN: molecular_function unknown; INVOLVED IN: biological_process unknown; LOCATED IN: cellular_component unknown.), which translates to MIKRRFYKLEHGDKDSGSDSSCFSSDSDPETEESEQSEEEDSVAEVSEDGDDSGDDESPAAGEDADVDDGDDNSDADDYGGTLEKMSMNRFLEEPPEEEEENYILGCMIQSKSVYKCRYCPTVVCLNENTMQAHVSSKKHARMEKLVKEGKIRTDDEEVDDLETASQEKEKKGNRRSQRQGKRSQKQEKDSSTKHGENEEVDNSGTPSQGKQIKENSRARRQRKRLEKQGKGSLTKHGENEEVDNPETPSQEKQIKGNSSSRRQLKRSEKQEKIPSTKEGENEDASQKSRKKRRQTKD; encoded by the exons atgataaagagaCGATTTTACAAGCTTGAGCATGGTGATAAAGACAGTGGATCCGATTCATCGTGCTTCTCTTCTGACTCTGATCCTGAGACGGAAGAATCAGAacaatctgaagaagaagactctgtTGCAGAAGTTTCCGAGGACGGTGATGATTCAGGAGATGATGAATCCCCAG CTGCTGGCGAAGACgctgatgttgatgatggtgatgataaCTCTGATGCTGATGACTATGGTGGGACATTGGAGAAGATGTCAATGAATCGTTTTTTAGAAGAACCACccgaagaagaggaagagaactATATTCTCGGTTGTATGATACAATCCAAATCGGTTTATAAATGCAGATATTGTCCAACCGTTGTTTGCTTGAATGAGAACACAATGCAAGCACATGTTTCATCAAAG AAGCATGCTCGTATGGAGAAATTAGTGAAAGAAGGAAAGATTAGAACTGATGACGAAGAAGTTGACGATCTAGAGACAGCATCTCAG gagaaggagaaaaaaggaaacagaaGATCACAAAGACAGGGAAAGAGATCTCAAAAACAGGAAAAG GATTCATCGACCAAACATGGAGAAAACGAAGAGGTTGACAATTCAGGGACGCCATCtcag GGGAAGcagataaaagaaaacagtagAGCACGAAGACAGCGTAAGAGATTAGAAAAACAGGGAAAG GGTTCATTAACCAAACAtggagaaaacgaagaagttgACAATCCAGAGACACCATCACag GAGAAGCAGATAAAAGGAAACAGTAGCTCACGAAGACAGCTTAAGAGATCAGAAAAACAGGAAAAG ATTCCATCGACTAAGGAAGGAGAAAACGAAGATGCATCACAAAAATCTAGAAAGAAAAGGCGTCAAACTAAGGATTGA
- a CDS encoding stress response protein (unknown protein; FUNCTIONS IN: molecular_function unknown; INVOLVED IN: biological_process unknown; LOCATED IN: cellular_component unknown; Has 30201 Blast hits to 17322 proteins in 780 species: Archae - 12; Bacteria - 1396; Metazoa - 17338; Fungi - 3422; Plants - 5037; Viruses - 0; Other Eukaryotes - 2996 (source: NCBI BLink).) produces MIKRRFYKLEHGDKDSGSDSSCFSSDSDPETEESEQSEEEDSVAEVSEDGDDSGDDESPAAGEDADVDDGDDNSDADDYGGTLEKMSMNRFLEEPPEEEEENYILGCMIQSKSVYKCRYCPTVVCLNENTMQAHVSSKKHARMEKLVKEGKIRTDDEEVDDLETASQEKEKKGNRRSQRQGKRSQKQEKDSLTKNGENEEVEDPETPSQEKQIKGNRRARRELRRSQKQEKDSSTKHGENEEVDNSGTPSQGKQIKENSRARRQRKRLEKQGKGSLTKHGENEEVDNPETPSQEKQIKGNSSSRRQLKRSEKQEKIPSTKEGENEDASQKSRKKRRQTKD; encoded by the exons atgataaagagaCGATTTTACAAGCTTGAGCATGGTGATAAAGACAGTGGATCCGATTCATCGTGCTTCTCTTCTGACTCTGATCCTGAGACGGAAGAATCAGAacaatctgaagaagaagactctgtTGCAGAAGTTTCCGAGGACGGTGATGATTCAGGAGATGATGAATCCCCAG CTGCTGGCGAAGACgctgatgttgatgatggtgatgataaCTCTGATGCTGATGACTATGGTGGGACATTGGAGAAGATGTCAATGAATCGTTTTTTAGAAGAACCACccgaagaagaggaagagaactATATTCTCGGTTGTATGATACAATCCAAATCGGTTTATAAATGCAGATATTGTCCAACCGTTGTTTGCTTGAATGAGAACACAATGCAAGCACATGTTTCATCAAAG AAGCATGCTCGTATGGAGAAATTAGTGAAAGAAGGAAAGATTAGAACTGATGACGAAGAAGTTGACGATCTAGAGACAGCATCTCAG gagaaggagaaaaaaggaaacagaaGATCACAAAGACAGGGAAAGAGATCTCAAAAACAGGAAAAG GATTCATTGaccaaaaatggagaaaacgaagaagttgaagatcCAGAGACGCCATCTCAG GAGAAGCAGATAAAAGGAAACAGAAGAGCTCGGAGAGAGCTTAGGAGATCACAAAAACAGGAAAAG GATTCATCGACCAAACATGGAGAAAACGAAGAGGTTGACAATTCAGGGACGCCATCtcag GGGAAGcagataaaagaaaacagtagAGCACGAAGACAGCGTAAGAGATTAGAAAAACAGGGAAAG GGTTCATTAACCAAACAtggagaaaacgaagaagttgACAATCCAGAGACACCATCACag GAGAAGCAGATAAAAGGAAACAGTAGCTCACGAAGACAGCTTAAGAGATCAGAAAAACAGGAAAAG ATTCCATCGACTAAGGAAGGAGAAAACGAAGATGCATCACAAAAATCTAGAAAGAAAAGGCGTCAAACTAAGGATTGA
- a CDS encoding stress response protein, giving the protein MIKRRFYKLEHGDKDSGSDSSCFSSDSDPETEESEQSEEEDSVAEVSEDGDDSGDDESPAAGEDADVDDGDDNSDADDYGGTLEKMSMNRFLEEPPEEEEENYILGCMIQSKSVYKCRYCPTVVCLNENTMQAHVSSKKHARMEKLVKEGKIRTDDEEVDDLETASQEKEKKGNRRSQRQGKRSQKQEKDSLTKNGENEEVEDPETPSQEKQIKGNSSSRRQLKRSEKQEKIPSTKEGENEDASQKSRKKRRQTKD; this is encoded by the exons atgataaagagaCGATTTTACAAGCTTGAGCATGGTGATAAAGACAGTGGATCCGATTCATCGTGCTTCTCTTCTGACTCTGATCCTGAGACGGAAGAATCAGAacaatctgaagaagaagactctgtTGCAGAAGTTTCCGAGGACGGTGATGATTCAGGAGATGATGAATCCCCAG CTGCTGGCGAAGACgctgatgttgatgatggtgatgataaCTCTGATGCTGATGACTATGGTGGGACATTGGAGAAGATGTCAATGAATCGTTTTTTAGAAGAACCACccgaagaagaggaagagaactATATTCTCGGTTGTATGATACAATCCAAATCGGTTTATAAATGCAGATATTGTCCAACCGTTGTTTGCTTGAATGAGAACACAATGCAAGCACATGTTTCATCAAAG AAGCATGCTCGTATGGAGAAATTAGTGAAAGAAGGAAAGATTAGAACTGATGACGAAGAAGTTGACGATCTAGAGACAGCATCTCAG gagaaggagaaaaaaggaaacagaaGATCACAAAGACAGGGAAAGAGATCTCAAAAACAGGAAAAG GATTCATTGaccaaaaatggagaaaacgaagaagttgaagatcCAGAGACGCCATCTCAG GAGAAGCAGATAAAAGGAAACAGTAGCTCACGAAGACAGCTTAAGAGATCAGAAAAACAGGAAAAG ATTCCATCGACTAAGGAAGGAGAAAACGAAGATGCATCACAAAAATCTAGAAAGAAAAGGCGTCAAACTAAGGATTGA
- a CDS encoding stress response protein (unknown protein; FUNCTIONS IN: molecular_function unknown; INVOLVED IN: biological_process unknown; LOCATED IN: cellular_component unknown.), which translates to MIKRRFYKLEHGDKDSGSDSSCFSSDSDPETEESEQSEEEDSVAEVSEDGDDSGDDESPAAGEDADVDDGDDNSDADDYGGTLEKMSMNRFLEEPPEEEEENYILGCMIQSKSVYKCRYCPTVVCLNENTMQAHVSSKKHARMEKLVKEGKIRTDDEEVDDLETASQEKEKKGNRRSQRQGKRSQKQEKDSLTKNGENEEVEDPETPSQKQIKGNRRARRELRRSQKQEKDSSTKHGENEEVDNSGTPSQGKQIKENSRARRQRKRLEKQGKGSLTKHGENEEVDNPETPSQEKQIKGNSSSRRQLKRSEKQEKIPSTKEGENEDASQKSRKKRRQTKD; encoded by the exons atgataaagagaCGATTTTACAAGCTTGAGCATGGTGATAAAGACAGTGGATCCGATTCATCGTGCTTCTCTTCTGACTCTGATCCTGAGACGGAAGAATCAGAacaatctgaagaagaagactctgtTGCAGAAGTTTCCGAGGACGGTGATGATTCAGGAGATGATGAATCCCCAG CTGCTGGCGAAGACgctgatgttgatgatggtgatgataaCTCTGATGCTGATGACTATGGTGGGACATTGGAGAAGATGTCAATGAATCGTTTTTTAGAAGAACCACccgaagaagaggaagagaactATATTCTCGGTTGTATGATACAATCCAAATCGGTTTATAAATGCAGATATTGTCCAACCGTTGTTTGCTTGAATGAGAACACAATGCAAGCACATGTTTCATCAAAG AAGCATGCTCGTATGGAGAAATTAGTGAAAGAAGGAAAGATTAGAACTGATGACGAAGAAGTTGACGATCTAGAGACAGCATCTCAG gagaaggagaaaaaaggaaacagaaGATCACAAAGACAGGGAAAGAGATCTCAAAAACAGGAAAAG GATTCATTGaccaaaaatggagaaaacgaagaagttgaagatcCAGAGACGCCATCTCAG AAGCAGATAAAAGGAAACAGAAGAGCTCGGAGAGAGCTTAGGAGATCACAAAAACAGGAAAAG GATTCATCGACCAAACATGGAGAAAACGAAGAGGTTGACAATTCAGGGACGCCATCtcag GGGAAGcagataaaagaaaacagtagAGCACGAAGACAGCGTAAGAGATTAGAAAAACAGGGAAAG GGTTCATTAACCAAACAtggagaaaacgaagaagttgACAATCCAGAGACACCATCACag GAGAAGCAGATAAAAGGAAACAGTAGCTCACGAAGACAGCTTAAGAGATCAGAAAAACAGGAAAAG ATTCCATCGACTAAGGAAGGAGAAAACGAAGATGCATCACAAAAATCTAGAAAGAAAAGGCGTCAAACTAAGGATTGA
- a CDS encoding stress response protein (unknown protein; FUNCTIONS IN: molecular_function unknown; INVOLVED IN: biological_process unknown; LOCATED IN: cellular_component unknown.): MIKRRFYKLEHGDKDSGSDSSCFSSDSDPETEESEQSEEEDSVAEVSEDGDDSGDDESPAAGEDADVDDGDDNSDADDYGGTLEKMSMNRFLEEPPEEEEENYILGCMIQSKSVYKCRYCPTVVCLNENTMQAHVSSKKHARMEKLVKEGKIRTDDEEVDDLETASQEKEKKGNRRSQRQGKRSQKQEKDSLTKNGENEEVEDPETPSQGKQIKENSRARRQRKRLEKQGKGSLTKHGENEEVDNPETPSQEKQIKGNSSSRRQLKRSEKQEKIPSTKEGENEDASQKSRKKRRQTKD, translated from the exons atgataaagagaCGATTTTACAAGCTTGAGCATGGTGATAAAGACAGTGGATCCGATTCATCGTGCTTCTCTTCTGACTCTGATCCTGAGACGGAAGAATCAGAacaatctgaagaagaagactctgtTGCAGAAGTTTCCGAGGACGGTGATGATTCAGGAGATGATGAATCCCCAG CTGCTGGCGAAGACgctgatgttgatgatggtgatgataaCTCTGATGCTGATGACTATGGTGGGACATTGGAGAAGATGTCAATGAATCGTTTTTTAGAAGAACCACccgaagaagaggaagagaactATATTCTCGGTTGTATGATACAATCCAAATCGGTTTATAAATGCAGATATTGTCCAACCGTTGTTTGCTTGAATGAGAACACAATGCAAGCACATGTTTCATCAAAG AAGCATGCTCGTATGGAGAAATTAGTGAAAGAAGGAAAGATTAGAACTGATGACGAAGAAGTTGACGATCTAGAGACAGCATCTCAG gagaaggagaaaaaaggaaacagaaGATCACAAAGACAGGGAAAGAGATCTCAAAAACAGGAAAAG GATTCATTGaccaaaaatggagaaaacgaagaagttgaagatcCAGAGACGCCATCTCAG GGGAAGcagataaaagaaaacagtagAGCACGAAGACAGCGTAAGAGATTAGAAAAACAGGGAAAG GGTTCATTAACCAAACAtggagaaaacgaagaagttgACAATCCAGAGACACCATCACag GAGAAGCAGATAAAAGGAAACAGTAGCTCACGAAGACAGCTTAAGAGATCAGAAAAACAGGAAAAG ATTCCATCGACTAAGGAAGGAGAAAACGAAGATGCATCACAAAAATCTAGAAAGAAAAGGCGTCAAACTAAGGATTGA
- a CDS encoding Leucine-rich repeat protein kinase family protein (Leucine-rich repeat protein kinase family protein; FUNCTIONS IN: protein kinase activity, kinase activity, ATP binding; INVOLVED IN: transmembrane receptor protein tyrosine kinase signaling pathway, protein amino acid phosphorylation; LOCATED IN: endomembrane system; EXPRESSED IN: 15 plant structures; EXPRESSED DURING: 7 growth stages; CONTAINS InterPro DOMAIN/s: Protein kinase, catalytic domain (InterPro:IPR000719), Leucine-rich repeat-containing N-terminal domain, type 2 (InterPro:IPR013210), Leucine-rich repeat (InterPro:IPR001611), Serine/threonine-protein kinase-like domain (InterPro:IPR017442), Protein kinase-like domain (InterPro:IPR011009); BEST Arabidopsis thaliana protein match is: Leucine-rich repeat protein kinase family protein (TAIR:AT1G10850.1); Has 133252 Blast hits to 101001 proteins in 3013 species: Archae - 74; Bacteria - 10148; Metazoa - 33814; Fungi - 7963; Plants - 65926; Viruses - 266; Other Eukaryotes - 15061 (source: NCBI BLink).) — translation MISSSSCMFFLVFAFFLISPVRSSDVEALLSLKSSIDPSNSIPWRGTDPCNWEGVKKCMKGRVSKLVLENLNLSGSLNGKSLNQLDQLRVLSFKGNSLSGSIPNLSGLVNLKSLYLNDNNFSGEFPESLTSLHRLKTVVLSRNRFSGKIPSSLLRLSRLYTFYVQDNLFSGSIPPLNQATLRFFNVSNNQLSGHIPPTQALNRFNESSFTDNIALCGDQIQNSCNDTTGITSTPSAKPAIPVAKTRSRTKLIGIISGSICGGILILLLTFLLICLLWRRKRSKSKREERRSKRVAESKEAKTAETEEGTSDQKNKRFSWEKESEEGSVGTLVFLGRDITVVRYTMDDLLKASAETLGRGTLGSTYKAVMESGFIITVKRLKDAGFPRMDEFKRHIEILGRLKHPNLVPLRAYFQAKEECLLVYDYFPNGSLFSLIHGSKVSGSGKPLHWTSCLKIAEDLAMGLVYIHQNPGLTHGNLKSSNVLLGPDFESCLTDYGLSDLHDPYSIEDTSAASLFYKAPECRDLRKASTQPADVYSFGVLLLELLTGRTSFKDLVHKYGSDISTWVRAVREEETEVSEELNASEEKLQALLTIATACVAVKPENRPAMREVLKMVKDARAEAALFSFNSSDHSPGRWSDTIQSLPREDHMSI, via the exons atgatctcttcttcttcttgtatgtTCTTCTTGgtgtttgctttctttttgatttctcCGGTGAGATCAAGCGATGTTGAAGCTCTACTGAGTTTGAAATCATCCATTGATCCTTCAAATTCGATTCCATGGCGAGGAACAGATCCTTGCAACTGGGAAGGAGTCAAGAAATGCATGAAAGGAAGAGTCTCAAAGCTTGTTCTTGAGAATTTGAACCTCAGTGGCTCACTCAACGGCAAGAGTTTGAACCAATTGGATCAACTTAGAGTTCTTAGTTTCAAAGGAAACTCTCTCTCTGGCTCAATCCCTAACCTATCTGGTTTAGTCAACCTCAAATCTCTTTATCTCAACGATAATAACTTCTCCGGTGAGTTCCCTGAATCACTGACGTCTCTACACCGATTGAAAACGGTTGTTCTTTCCAGGAATCGGTTTTCCGGCAAGATTCCTAGCTCGTTGCTCCGACTCTCCCGCCTTTACACGTTTTACGTTCAAGACAATCTCTTCTCTGGTTCCATTCCTCCTCTCAACCAAGCAACTCTCAGATTCTTTAATGTCTCGAATAATCAACTCTCTGGTCATATCCCACCAACACAAGCTCTGAATCGGTTCAATGAGTCGTCGTTTACTGACAACATTGCTCTCTGCGGTGATCAGATTCAAAACTCATGCAATGACACCACTGGAATCACTTCAACTCCATCAGCAAAACCAGCTATCCCTGTAGCCAAAACACGTAGCAGAACGAAGCTCATCGGAATCATTTCCGGAAGCATTTGTGGCGGAATATTGATACTTCTGCTGACATTTCTTCTCATATGTCTTCTTTGGAGACGGAAGCGAAGCAAAtccaaaagagaagagaggagaagcAAACGCGTGGCAGAgtcaaaagaagcaaagacggctgaaacagaggaaggtACGAGTGaccagaaaaacaaaaggttcTCTTGGGAGAAAGAAAGCGAAGAAGGATCAGTAGGGACTCTGGTTTTCTTGGGAAGAGACATCACGGTGGTGAGATACACCATGGATGATCTACTCAAAGCTTCAGCAGAAACGTTGGGAAGAGGAACGTTAGGGAGCACTTACAAGGCAGTGATGGAGTCTGGATTCATCATCACTGTTAAGAGGCTCAAGGACGCAGGGTTTCCTCGAATGGATGAATTCAAGAGACATATTGAGATCCTTGGCAGACTCAAGCACCCTAATCTGGTGCCACTCAGAGCTTATTTCCAAGCCAAAGAAGAATGCTTGCTCGTCTACGATTACTTCCCCAATGGAagtctcttctctcttatcCATG GAAGTAAGGTCTCTGGGAGTGGGAAGCCTCTTCACTGGACATCATGTTTGAAAATAGCAGAGGACTTGGCAATGGGTCTGGTCTACATTCATCAGAATCCTGGCTTAACGCATGGGAACTTGAAATCATCTAATGTTTTGTTAGGTCCGGACTTCGAGTCCTGTCTCACGGACTACGGTCTCAGCGATCTCCATGATCCTTACTCGATTGAAGACACAAGTGCAGCTTCTCTCTTTTACAAAGCTCCTGAATGCAGAGACTTACGCAAGGCTTCAACACAACCAGCTGATGTTTATAGCTTTGGAGTCCTCCTTCTAGAGCTTCTAACAGGTAGAACTTCATTCAAGGACCTTGTTCATAAATACGGGTCTGATATCTCCACATGGGTGCGTGCGGtgagagaggaagagactGAAGTAAGTGAGGAGCTGAATGCTTCTGAGGAGAAACTTCAAGCTCTTTTGACCATCGCGACAGCTTGCGTGGCTGTTAAGCCGGAAAACCGTCCTGCGATGAGAGAGGTATTGAAGATGGTGAAAGATGCAAGGGCTGAAGCAGCTCTTTTCTCATTTAACAGCAGTGATCATTCGCCTGGGAGATGGTCGGATACGATTCAGAGCTTGCCAAGGGAGGATCATATGAGCATCTGA
- the RALFL6 gene encoding RALF-like 6 (RALF-like 6 (RALFL6); CONTAINS InterPro DOMAIN/s: Rapid ALkalinization Factor (InterPro:IPR008801); BEST Arabidopsis thaliana protein match is: RALF-like 7 (TAIR:AT1G60815.1); Has 25 Blast hits to 25 proteins in 6 species: Archae - 0; Bacteria - 0; Metazoa - 0; Fungi - 0; Plants - 25; Viruses - 0; Other Eukaryotes - 0 (source: NCBI BLink).): MAAHKKSHIRIFFVSVMIILSLFSGFGEGQTYINYNGMKGDIIPGCSSKNPKECVKIPAYSYNRGCEISTRCQRQQHSSSS, from the coding sequence ATGGCTGCACACAAAAAGAGTCATATCCgcattttctttgtttcagtaATGATTATATTATCATTGTTCAGCGGATTTGGAGAAggacaaacatatataaactataatgGTATGAAAGGAGACATAATTCCAGGTTGCAGCAGTAAGAATCCCAAAGAATGTGTCAAAATTCCAGCATACTCTTACAATCGTGGTTGTGAAATCTCTACACGTTGTCAACGTCAACAGCATTCGAGTTCGAGTTAA